A region from the Mucilaginibacter sp. CSA2-8R genome encodes:
- a CDS encoding glycosyltransferase family 87 protein, which translates to MAKYLKFFTNRIFVTVIWFGLSFFAILKQALHQHINNYQIYKYTFINLVKQIDLYAPQPKFFEDSNHYGPIFGLIIAPFTLFPDGIGVVLWVMVNAYILYQAILMLPFTAQQRNAVLLICAHELMTAAFNAQFNPMMTALIVLSYVFIKRKNNLWAAFAIVLGTYIKLYGVVGLAFFFFSDNKPKFILSLIFWGVVLFALPMVVSSPGFVMQSYYDWYMSLTEKNASNAMSSMQDISVMGMIRRIFYYPQLSNLLVLLPGLALFVTAYLRYKSFGHTAFQLLLLSSVLIFTVIFSTGSESPTYIIAFVGVGIWFMNLPRPVTGFEIGLLVFALLVTSLSPSDLFPKFINRQYIKPYALKALPCFIIWLKIVHEILTRKFDRQPVLAAA; encoded by the coding sequence ATGGCTAAATATTTAAAGTTTTTTACCAATCGCATTTTCGTAACAGTTATCTGGTTTGGTTTAAGCTTTTTCGCCATCTTAAAACAGGCGCTCCATCAGCATATCAACAATTACCAGATTTATAAATACACTTTTATTAACCTGGTAAAGCAGATTGATTTGTATGCGCCGCAACCCAAATTTTTTGAAGATAGCAATCATTACGGCCCCATATTCGGGTTAATTATTGCGCCTTTTACCCTTTTTCCTGATGGGATAGGGGTAGTTTTGTGGGTAATGGTAAATGCGTATATATTATACCAGGCTATACTCATGCTGCCGTTTACGGCACAGCAGCGCAATGCTGTATTGCTTATTTGTGCCCATGAGTTGATGACGGCTGCTTTTAATGCGCAGTTTAACCCCATGATGACGGCCCTGATCGTATTGAGTTACGTATTCATCAAGCGTAAAAATAACTTGTGGGCAGCCTTTGCCATTGTGTTAGGCACCTACATTAAACTGTATGGCGTAGTAGGCCTCGCTTTCTTTTTCTTTTCTGATAATAAACCAAAGTTTATACTCTCGCTAATTTTTTGGGGTGTGGTACTATTTGCGCTGCCCATGGTGGTATCCTCTCCAGGTTTTGTAATGCAAAGCTATTATGATTGGTATATGAGCCTTACCGAAAAAAATGCAAGTAACGCCATGTCATCCATGCAAGATATCAGCGTAATGGGCATGATAAGGCGAATATTTTATTATCCGCAATTATCTAACCTGTTGGTGCTGTTACCAGGCCTGGCATTATTTGTAACAGCCTACCTGCGTTACAAAAGTTTTGGCCATACCGCTTTTCAGTTGCTGTTACTGTCATCCGTATTAATATTCACTGTCATATTTAGCACAGGGTCCGAGTCGCCCACCTATATCATCGCATTTGTAGGGGTAGGCATCTGGTTTATGAATCTGCCGCGCCCGGTAACCGGATTTGAAATTGGGCTGCTGGTGTTTGCCCTGCTGGTTACCAGTTTGTCGCCATCCGATTTATTTCCAAAATTTATCAATCGCCAGTATATTAAACCTTACGCCTTAAAAGCACTGCCTTGCTTTATCATCTGGCTAAAAATTGTTCACGAAATACTAACCCGGAAGTTTGACCGGCAACCTGTTTTAGCAGCAGCATAA
- a CDS encoding polysaccharide deacetylase family protein — MILLSFDIEEFDMPFEYGKDISFNDQLAISTTGTLHILQILKSAGVKATFYCTANYAMHRPEIIKQIINEGHELASHGYYHTDFKPEHLLQSRLKLEEIAGVPVKGYRMARMMPVDEREIEKAGYIYNSSINPTWLPGRYNNFSKPRTWFYNSNVLQLPSSVSPLIRFPLFWLSFHNLPMGLLKWLCAATYRKDGYINLYFHPWEFTDLNQPERFGFPGYVVRNSGDAFIKRLTGFITWAKSKNYQFATTGSFVNKVQAKH, encoded by the coding sequence ATGATCTTGTTAAGCTTCGATATTGAAGAGTTTGATATGCCGTTTGAGTATGGTAAGGATATTTCTTTTAACGACCAACTCGCTATATCAACCACCGGTACCCTGCACATTTTGCAGATACTAAAAAGTGCTGGGGTAAAGGCCACCTTTTATTGTACAGCTAATTATGCTATGCACCGGCCGGAGATTATTAAGCAAATTATTAACGAGGGCCATGAGTTGGCCTCACATGGTTATTACCATACCGATTTTAAACCCGAACATTTATTACAGTCCCGACTTAAGCTTGAAGAAATTGCCGGTGTGCCGGTAAAAGGTTACCGTATGGCCCGCATGATGCCGGTTGATGAACGGGAGATTGAAAAGGCGGGATATATATACAACTCATCCATCAACCCAACGTGGTTGCCGGGGCGTTATAACAACTTTAGCAAGCCACGCACCTGGTTTTATAACAGTAATGTATTGCAGCTGCCATCGTCGGTATCTCCTTTAATACGCTTTCCGTTGTTTTGGTTAAGCTTTCACAACCTGCCTATGGGTTTGTTAAAATGGCTGTGTGCCGCCACGTATCGCAAAGACGGGTATATAAACTTATATTTTCACCCCTGGGAATTTACAGATTTGAACCAGCCAGAGCGTTTTGGCTTTCCGGGTTATGTAGTGCGTAACAGTGGCGACGCGTTTATTAAACGACTAACCGGTTTTATAACCTGGGCAAAAAGTAAAAATTATCAGTTTGCAACTACCGGTAGTTTTGTAAATAAAGTGCAAGCAAAACATTAA
- a CDS encoding glycosyltransferase family 2 protein — MRKKVSVVIPSFNEEGNIEALAARLVKVLQTIKYDYEVIFVDDGSSDGTLDRLKGLAGLDNHLYYLELSRNFGHQNALKAGYDYADGDCVISMDGDMQHPPEMIPQFLEKWEEGYDVVYTCREYQDETTFFKTKSSDLFYGVLNSLSDTKLERGTADFRLIDRKVANVVSSLNENGLFIRGLIKWLGFKQYGIHYQAEARFSGQSKYTLKKMFRFASQGITAFSVRPLYLATGLGIFFSLLSLLYIPYILISYYSGHVISGWASILATIVFFGGVQLMVLGIIGTYLGKLFMQAKQRPNYIIRSTNLQRINHDLVKLRY; from the coding sequence ATGAGAAAGAAAGTTTCTGTAGTAATTCCGTCTTTTAACGAGGAAGGCAATATTGAGGCTTTGGCAGCCCGCCTGGTTAAAGTGCTTCAAACTATCAAATACGACTACGAAGTAATTTTTGTAGACGATGGCAGTTCTGACGGTACCTTAGATAGGTTGAAGGGCCTTGCTGGGTTAGATAACCATTTGTATTACTTAGAGTTGTCGCGTAATTTCGGTCACCAGAATGCGCTGAAGGCCGGGTATGACTATGCCGACGGCGATTGTGTGATTAGTATGGACGGCGATATGCAGCATCCGCCCGAAATGATTCCGCAGTTTTTAGAAAAATGGGAAGAGGGCTACGATGTAGTGTATACCTGCCGCGAATACCAGGATGAAACCACGTTTTTTAAAACCAAATCTTCTGACTTGTTTTACGGTGTCCTCAATTCGTTATCAGATACCAAGCTGGAAAGGGGGACGGCCGATTTCAGGCTGATAGACCGTAAGGTGGCTAATGTGGTGTCCAGTCTTAACGAGAATGGTCTGTTTATCCGTGGCCTGATCAAATGGTTGGGTTTTAAGCAATACGGCATCCATTACCAGGCCGAAGCCCGTTTTTCGGGTCAAAGCAAGTACACGCTCAAAAAAATGTTCAGGTTTGCAAGCCAGGGTATTACCGCCTTTAGCGTAAGACCGTTATATCTGGCAACCGGATTGGGAATATTCTTTTCGTTATTATCGCTACTGTACATACCCTACATTTTAATTAGCTACTATTCCGGGCACGTCATCTCCGGATGGGCTTCTATCTTGGCTACCATTGTATTTTTTGGCGGAGTGCAGCTTATGGTATTGGGCATCATCGGTACCTACTTAGGTAAACTGTTTATGCAGGCCAAGCAGCGTCCTAATTATATTATTCGTTCTACAAATTTGCAGCGTATTAACCATGATCTTGTTAAGCTTCGATATTGA
- a CDS encoding homoserine dehydrogenase, translating to MSKKLTIGLFGFGVVGQGLYDIIKTKHLNLEIKKIAIKNPEKQRSLPAELFTTDRDEILNNPEINTVVELINDTDAAFEIVSRALASGKHVVSASKKMVAIYLQQLIDLQQEHNTSLLYEGAVCGSIPIIRNLEEYYDNELLHSISGIFNGSSNYVLSKGFLENMDYDTALKQAQDLGFAETDPTSDVGGFDAKYKLIIAAAHAYGIVVNPDDVLNIGIQTLSAYDMQYAREKGLKIKLVPVAKELDDKHVALFVLPKFVNETEFLYNVEYEYNGVTVQAAFADQQFFFGKGAGGHPTGSAVLSDIAALRYDYGYEYKKAREKQGLNFTNNIELNVYLRYDDEQLVQDLNFLHIQERYYSGSFKFVIGKINLQNLIALQHRIFESKAFIAFADQLAGVSLASA from the coding sequence ATGAGTAAAAAACTTACCATTGGTTTGTTTGGTTTTGGTGTGGTTGGACAAGGGTTATATGATATTATTAAAACCAAGCACCTTAATCTTGAAATTAAAAAGATAGCCATTAAAAATCCGGAGAAGCAGCGGAGCTTACCCGCCGAGCTTTTTACTACCGACCGGGACGAAATTTTAAACAACCCCGAAATAAACACGGTTGTAGAACTAATTAATGATACCGATGCCGCTTTCGAAATAGTATCGAGAGCTTTGGCCTCGGGAAAGCATGTTGTATCGGCCAGTAAAAAAATGGTGGCTATCTACCTGCAGCAGTTGATCGATTTGCAGCAGGAGCACAATACCTCTCTACTATACGAAGGTGCGGTATGTGGTAGTATTCCAATCATCCGTAATCTTGAAGAGTATTATGATAACGAGCTGCTGCACTCTATCAGCGGTATTTTTAATGGGTCATCTAATTATGTGCTTTCTAAAGGCTTTTTAGAAAACATGGATTACGATACTGCCTTGAAGCAAGCGCAGGATTTAGGCTTTGCCGAAACTGACCCTACCTCGGATGTAGGCGGTTTTGATGCTAAGTACAAGCTAATCATCGCAGCGGCGCATGCTTACGGTATTGTGGTTAACCCCGATGATGTATTAAATATCGGTATACAGACCCTTTCGGCGTACGATATGCAGTACGCGCGCGAAAAAGGCTTGAAAATTAAGCTGGTTCCGGTGGCTAAGGAGTTGGACGATAAACACGTAGCCTTATTTGTACTGCCCAAGTTTGTAAACGAAACAGAGTTTTTATACAACGTAGAATACGAGTACAACGGCGTAACTGTACAGGCTGCCTTTGCCGACCAGCAATTCTTTTTTGGTAAAGGAGCAGGCGGGCACCCAACGGGTTCTGCCGTACTGTCTGACATTGCAGCATTGCGTTATGACTATGGCTACGAGTACAAAAAGGCCCGGGAAAAGCAGGGTCTGAATTTTACCAATAACATCGAGCTGAACGTTTACCTGAGGTACGATGATGAACAACTGGTGCAAGACCTTAACTTTTTGCATATCCAGGAACGCTATTATTCGGGCAGTTTTAAATTTGTTATCGGAAAAATTAATTTGCAAAATCTGATTGCTTTGCAACACCGTATATTTGAAAGTAAGGCTTTTATAGCATTTGCCGATCAGCTTGCAGGAGTCAGCTTAGCCTCGGCATAA
- a CDS encoding 2-oxo acid dehydrogenase subunit E2 — MAKFELLLPRMGESVAEATVIKWLKQPGDRIEADDAVVEIATDKVDSEVPSPVSGVLKEQLFKQDDVVQVGACIAVIETVDEPESQPEEKPVTRFELLLPKMGESVAEATLVNWLKQPGEKVTVDDALVMISTDKVDSELPSPVNGTLVEHLFKSNEVIKVGTPIAVIETADKTNYQPATPPAPKPEPKAEPEQVMDPEPVPEMAPHVPGLEQLQSKTSQTTPPAAQSSGIRFYSPLVRNIANQENIGQTELDAIPGTGAEGRLTKNDLMAYLQNRGEAQSEKPAAEVQAPASTTASTPAAPAEKREAPQQPAQSLNSGDEIIEMDRMRRLIADHMVMSRDTSAHVTSFVEADVTNLVYWREKVKGKFEKREGQKLTFTPIFIEAVARAIVDMPMINVSVNGTQIIKKKDVNIGMATALPSGNLIVPVIRRAERLNLTGLAKSVNDLANRARNNKLQPDDTRDGTFTITNIGMFGNIMGTPIINQPQVAILAIGTIKKKPAVIETPTGDVIAIRHMMYLSLSYDHRVVDGALGGSFVKRVADYLENWDLNRDI; from the coding sequence ATGGCGAAATTCGAACTGCTGCTGCCCAGAATGGGTGAAAGCGTTGCTGAAGCAACCGTTATTAAATGGCTGAAACAACCGGGCGACCGGATTGAGGCAGATGACGCTGTGGTTGAAATTGCTACCGATAAAGTAGACTCTGAGGTACCATCGCCGGTGAGCGGCGTTTTGAAAGAGCAATTGTTTAAGCAAGACGACGTAGTGCAGGTGGGTGCCTGCATTGCCGTAATCGAAACTGTTGACGAGCCCGAAAGCCAGCCCGAAGAAAAACCGGTAACCCGCTTTGAACTTTTATTGCCCAAAATGGGCGAAAGTGTTGCCGAGGCTACCCTGGTGAACTGGCTGAAACAGCCCGGCGAAAAGGTAACTGTTGATGATGCCCTTGTAATGATATCTACCGACAAGGTAGATTCTGAACTTCCATCGCCCGTTAACGGAACTTTAGTTGAGCACCTGTTTAAGTCAAACGAAGTTATTAAGGTAGGCACGCCAATAGCGGTAATTGAAACCGCCGATAAAACAAACTACCAGCCTGCTACACCGCCGGCACCTAAGCCAGAACCAAAAGCAGAGCCTGAGCAGGTAATGGATCCGGAGCCTGTGCCGGAAATGGCGCCTCATGTTCCTGGGTTAGAGCAATTACAGTCTAAAACCAGTCAAACAACACCTCCGGCCGCGCAATCATCAGGTATCCGTTTTTATTCTCCTTTGGTACGCAATATTGCCAATCAGGAAAATATTGGGCAAACCGAGCTGGATGCTATTCCGGGTACCGGGGCCGAGGGGCGTTTAACCAAGAATGATTTGATGGCTTACCTGCAAAACCGTGGCGAGGCTCAATCTGAAAAACCTGCGGCCGAAGTTCAGGCACCGGCTTCGACAACTGCAAGTACTCCTGCTGCGCCAGCCGAAAAAAGGGAAGCACCGCAACAGCCCGCACAAAGTTTAAACAGCGGCGACGAGATTATTGAAATGGACCGTATGCGCCGGTTAATTGCCGACCATATGGTGATGAGCCGCGATACCTCGGCGCACGTTACCTCATTTGTTGAGGCCGACGTAACCAATCTGGTTTACTGGCGCGAAAAGGTTAAAGGTAAATTTGAAAAACGCGAAGGGCAAAAACTAACCTTTACCCCTATATTTATTGAAGCAGTAGCCCGTGCTATTGTTGATATGCCAATGATTAACGTATCTGTAAATGGTACGCAAATCATCAAAAAGAAAGATGTGAACATTGGTATGGCTACAGCGCTACCGAGTGGCAACCTGATTGTGCCGGTAATTCGTCGTGCCGAGAGGCTCAACCTGACGGGTTTAGCCAAAAGCGTAAACGATTTGGCCAACCGTGCGCGTAATAACAAGCTACAGCCTGATGATACCCGCGATGGTACTTTTACCATTACCAACATTGGTATGTTTGGAAACATAATGGGTACGCCTATTATCAACCAGCCGCAGGTAGCTATATTAGCCATAGGCACTATTAAAAAGAAACCGGCTGTTATAGAAACACCTACCGGAGATGTTATAGCCATAAGGCACATGATGTATCTATCGTTATCATACGACCATCGTGTGGTAGATGGCGCCCTGGGCGGCTCGTTTGTAAAACGTGTAGCCGACTATCTCGAAAACTGGGATTTAAACCGCGATATCTAA
- a CDS encoding competence/damage-inducible protein A translates to MLAEIITIGDEILIGQIVDTNSAWMAQELNAVGIRIKQISSVSDDREHILKALAEAQTRADIILITGGLGPTKDDITKKTLADYFGVGLVENEEALANVQRIFAKYNRPLLEVNRQQALVPANCEVLNNLNGTAPGMWFNHQGKVLVSMPGVPFEMMYMMEGQVIPRLKANFKLPYIIHKTILTVGEGESFIAERIADIEDALPGYIKLAYLPKLGQVRLRLSGYGDNETALQTEIDRFADQIVDRLQNVVAAREDIALEKAIMNKLEEMGCTVSLAESCTGGYLAHLFTQHPGSSKTFLGGAVAYAYSLKESILDVSAVTLLRHGAVSEETATEMVTGALKNFKSDYAVAVTGIAGPDGGTPDKPVGTVWIAVAGQNKSIVRKFVFGNKRRQNIERTAITALGMLNTLLGAQ, encoded by the coding sequence ATGCTGGCAGAAATTATTACTATTGGCGATGAGATACTCATTGGCCAGATTGTGGATACCAATTCGGCTTGGATGGCCCAGGAACTTAATGCCGTTGGTATTCGCATCAAGCAGATATCTTCGGTATCTGACGACCGCGAACATATATTAAAAGCACTGGCCGAAGCTCAAACACGTGCGGACATTATTTTAATTACCGGCGGATTGGGGCCAACCAAAGATGACATCACCAAAAAAACGCTTGCCGACTACTTTGGCGTAGGCCTGGTAGAAAACGAAGAGGCGCTTGCCAACGTGCAACGCATTTTTGCCAAGTACAATCGTCCGCTGCTGGAGGTTAACCGCCAGCAGGCTTTGGTGCCTGCAAACTGTGAGGTGCTGAATAATTTGAATGGCACCGCACCGGGCATGTGGTTTAATCACCAGGGCAAAGTGCTGGTTTCGATGCCGGGTGTACCCTTCGAGATGATGTATATGATGGAAGGGCAGGTAATACCGCGGTTAAAAGCCAATTTTAAACTGCCTTATATTATTCATAAAACTATACTTACGGTAGGAGAGGGCGAGTCGTTTATTGCCGAGCGTATTGCAGATATTGAGGATGCCTTACCAGGTTATATCAAATTGGCCTATCTGCCCAAATTAGGCCAGGTGCGTTTGCGGTTAAGCGGCTATGGTGATAACGAAACTGCGTTGCAGACAGAAATTGACAGGTTTGCCGACCAGATTGTTGATCGCCTCCAGAACGTTGTAGCCGCCCGTGAAGATATTGCTCTCGAAAAAGCAATTATGAATAAACTGGAAGAAATGGGTTGCACCGTTTCGCTGGCCGAAAGTTGTACAGGTGGTTACTTGGCACATCTATTCACACAGCATCCGGGGTCTTCAAAAACGTTTTTAGGCGGAGCTGTAGCGTATGCTTATTCGTTAAAAGAAAGTATATTAGATGTAAGCGCTGTAACACTATTACGGCATGGCGCTGTAAGCGAAGAAACCGCTACCGAGATGGTAACAGGCGCTTTAAAAAACTTTAAATCTGATTATGCCGTTGCGGTTACCGGCATTGCTGGCCCTGATGGAGGTACGCCAGATAAGCCAGTGGGCACCGTTTGGATAGCCGTGGCCGGTCAGAATAAAAGTATCGTCAGAAAGTTTGTGTTTGGTAATAAACGGCGCCAAAATATAGAGCGCACGGCTATTACTGCCCTGGGTATGTTGAATACTTTACTGGGCGCACAATAA
- a CDS encoding O-acetylhomoserine aminocarboxypropyltransferase/cysteine synthase, with amino-acid sequence MSTTPLKFETLQLHAGQEVDPITGSRAVPLYQTTSYVFKNAEHGANLFALKEFGNIYSRIMNPTTDVFEKRIAALEGGVAALATASGQAAQFIALNNILQVGDNFVTSPFLYGGTYNQFKVAFKRLGIEARFAANEQADSLERLIDDKTKAIYLETIGNPGFNIPDFEQIAALARKYDLPLIVDNTFGAGGYLFRPLEHGAHVVVESATKWIGGHGTSIGGVIVDGGNYNWGNGKYPQFSQPAEGYHGLIFSEVFGVGGPFGNIQFIIRARVEGLRDFGASQSPFNSFLLLQGLETLSLRVQRHVDNTLELAIWLEQHPQVAKVNYPGLPSSPYHHLAKRYLKNGFGAVLSFELKGDKQHASKLIDSLQMVSHLANVGDAKTLIIQPSATTHQQLSDVEQLAAGVTPNLLRVAVGIEHIDDIKADFEQAFAVVKTLDAAIVGDLD; translated from the coding sequence ATGTCAACAACACCTTTAAAATTCGAAACTTTACAATTGCACGCCGGTCAGGAAGTTGATCCCATCACCGGTTCGCGTGCAGTGCCTTTATATCAAACTACTTCGTACGTTTTTAAAAATGCCGAGCATGGCGCTAACCTGTTTGCGCTAAAAGAATTTGGCAACATCTACTCACGGATTATGAATCCGACAACTGATGTATTTGAGAAACGTATTGCCGCGCTCGAAGGTGGGGTAGCTGCCCTGGCAACGGCATCGGGTCAGGCAGCTCAGTTTATTGCGCTAAACAACATCCTACAGGTAGGCGACAACTTTGTTACCTCACCGTTTTTATATGGTGGGACGTATAACCAGTTTAAGGTAGCCTTTAAACGTTTGGGAATAGAAGCGCGTTTTGCTGCGAATGAACAGGCTGATAGTTTAGAGCGTTTGATTGACGATAAAACTAAAGCTATTTATTTAGAAACCATCGGTAATCCAGGCTTTAACATCCCGGATTTTGAACAGATAGCTGCTTTGGCCCGTAAGTATGATTTGCCGCTCATTGTAGATAATACCTTTGGTGCCGGAGGATATTTGTTCCGCCCCTTAGAGCATGGCGCTCACGTGGTAGTTGAGTCGGCCACTAAATGGATTGGCGGGCATGGTACCAGCATTGGTGGCGTAATTGTAGATGGCGGTAACTATAATTGGGGTAATGGTAAATATCCGCAATTTAGCCAACCTGCAGAGGGCTATCATGGATTGATATTTTCTGAAGTGTTTGGGGTAGGCGGCCCTTTCGGCAACATCCAATTCATCATCAGGGCTAGGGTAGAGGGCTTGCGCGATTTTGGTGCATCGCAATCACCTTTTAATTCGTTTTTACTACTGCAAGGTTTAGAAACCCTTTCGTTGCGTGTGCAGCGCCATGTAGATAATACGCTTGAACTGGCTATTTGGCTCGAACAGCATCCGCAGGTAGCTAAGGTCAACTATCCGGGTTTGCCATCTTCGCCATATCATCATTTGGCCAAGCGCTATTTAAAAAATGGTTTTGGTGCGGTGTTGTCATTTGAGTTAAAAGGCGATAAGCAGCACGCTTCCAAATTAATAGATAGCTTGCAAATGGTAAGCCACCTGGCCAATGTAGGCGATGCTAAAACGCTCATCATCCAGCCATCGGCTACCACACATCAGCAATTATCTGACGTGGAGCAACTGGCTGCGGGTGTAACGCCAAATTTATTGCGTGTTGCTGTGGGCATCGAACATATTGATGATATCAAAGCCGATTTTGAACAGGCTTTTGCTGTTGTAAAGACATTGGATGCAGCAATAGTTGGTGATTTAGATTAA
- the metX gene encoding homoserine O-acetyltransferase — MSLQTFNYTGTFELESGKQLEGLQVGYHTYGRLNAAKDNVVWVCHALTANSDVLDWWKGFVGEGYFFNPDEHFIICANVLGSAYGTSNPLSINPSTGQPFYLDFPQFTIRDMVKAHQLLADDLGINQIDVLIGGSLGGQQALEWSIIEPSRIKQLILIASNAKHSPWGIAFNESQRLALTADQTFNNGTPDGGSAGLKAARSMALLSYRGYKAYNIKQHEDDDSKTDDYRAASYQSYQGDKLVNRFNAYSYWYLSKAMDSHHVGRNRGGLENALSQVTAQTIVIGIKSDILFPIEEQQYLFQHIPKAAYAELDSFYAHDGFLIETELLTKIVSSFIKTDVRGKIIELQKIA, encoded by the coding sequence ATGAGTTTACAAACCTTCAATTATACAGGTACATTTGAGTTAGAATCGGGCAAGCAACTGGAGGGTTTACAGGTGGGTTATCACACGTATGGCCGGTTAAATGCCGCTAAAGATAATGTGGTTTGGGTATGCCATGCCCTTACTGCCAACTCGGATGTGCTCGACTGGTGGAAAGGATTTGTTGGCGAGGGTTACTTTTTTAACCCCGACGAGCATTTTATTATTTGTGCCAATGTGTTAGGTTCTGCTTACGGTACTTCCAATCCGTTAAGCATCAACCCATCAACCGGCCAGCCATTTTATTTAGATTTTCCGCAGTTTACCATCCGCGATATGGTAAAGGCCCACCAATTACTGGCTGATGATTTAGGTATTAACCAAATCGATGTATTGATTGGTGGATCATTAGGTGGGCAGCAGGCACTGGAGTGGAGCATTATAGAGCCATCGCGCATCAAACAATTGATTTTGATTGCCAGCAACGCTAAACACTCACCCTGGGGTATAGCTTTCAACGAGTCGCAGCGCCTGGCTTTAACGGCCGATCAGACTTTTAACAACGGTACACCCGATGGTGGCAGCGCAGGTTTAAAGGCTGCCCGCAGTATGGCCCTACTATCGTATCGGGGTTACAAGGCTTATAACATTAAACAGCACGAGGATGATGACAGCAAAACAGATGACTACCGTGCAGCCTCATACCAAAGCTACCAGGGAGATAAACTGGTAAACCGCTTTAATGCCTATAGCTACTGGTATCTGAGCAAAGCGATGGACTCACACCACGTAGGCCGCAATCGTGGTGGTTTAGAGAACGCTTTAAGTCAGGTTACAGCGCAAACTATAGTAATTGGCATCAAGTCAGATATTCTATTCCCGATTGAAGAGCAGCAGTACCTGTTTCAGCATATCCCGAAGGCTGCTTATGCCGAACTTGATTCGTTTTATGCGCACGACGGTTTTTTAATTGAAACTGAATTATTAACAAAAATTGTTTCCTCGTTTATCAAAACTGACGTGAGGGGCAAAATTATAGAATTACAAAAAATAGCTTAA